The genomic window catctcctcccactgaaagcgtatcggcacaaaatcctgaaataaatttaggaataatgcgagcaccaggacttgaaccttgATGGGCTGGGGACTTATTTTCACACCATACAAGATGACACTTCGGTACGAGGGAAGTTGCATGGAGAAATCAACTCATGCATGACTATTGATGCATATAGTTGCTTTTAGGTGTGTTGGCTGCATATTACTCACAAGAGATTATACAACAGAAGTACATTAGAATTATTTCATTGGGAGCATGGCTCTTGGAGCCTGCCAAAGAACTAATTTCttcaaaagaaaagagaaacaacTAATGCTGCTAGAAATCACCAGTGCCACATCATAATCACTAGTAGCCATGGGTTAATAATGCGCTAAAGTGCAAAATTAAATAAGAGAAAACAACATTTTTCACTGTCATGCTATTACTATGTTGTGCATCTCCTAGTGACATGAATGAGCACACGAGAAGATAGCTTTTTTAACCACCTAGACTTAATTTGGCTATTTGAGAACCATTGCAACATATTCGTCTTAAAACCAAACACACCAGATCGATATTTAGGTGAGTCGTCGCCTTCTCTCTGAAAAAAAGCTGAGGGGTCCTATACCTTCCGCCAGCACTGCTGCCAGACAGCCTCGTcttcggtggccttagggccacgGGGGTgtggtggatctcggcccttgcggGCGGGAGTGCTTCTTTTTTAGATGTTTCTTTGATTTTTTTAGAGTTTGTGGCATGCTCATGAAGGCGAgatggcggcggctccctgaagatggaataaggttctccctgccTAGCCCCCGTCCTTATGGCGTGTCTAGCATCGTTGGACgggtgtggaggtgtgtctccaatAGATCTCGGAAGATTTGGTCGGTGGTTGCCTTTGGTGGATCTACTCGGATCCTGTGTTCGTTTGTCTCTGTTCGTGTGTTTTCACATTGAATCCTTCCGATctatgcttctcttcatcggcggtgGTGTGTTGGTCCTATGGGGTCTTAACACGACGAATTCTCAACTGTCTACTACTACAAGTTTTGCCCGGGTCCTGTGAGGGAGTGGTGACGACGGTGGCCCGCCTTCGGCTCACTTTAGTGCTTATAGTGGTTGCTAGGTGGCCTACGGATCTGgatacaatttttttaaatttttggtgTTCGTTGTGCTGCCATGGTTGAAGATGAATATATCAAAAGTTTTTCTGTCAAAAAATAAATAGGTGACGCCTTGCTACTAATAGGCGGTGATATAAGGACATGGTTGTTCTGATCCCGAGCTCGTGTGAGCTCGGgtaaacagtaaaatcaaaaagtattcaaaagaaaattttcatTTTTGTTACGTTATTATGAATGAATGTCATCCGATAATGAAACTTTGAACCTATCAAAATATTTGACAATGTttggcaaaaaaaacaatcagATTTATTAATTTTTTACTGTTCACCCAAGCTCACTTGAGCTTGGGATTAGAACAACACTTTTGGTGTTATAAACTCAAGAATGGAGACCCTTCACGTTGTAGTTCCGAGGATAGCTCGACGTTTCTTACTATTAATGCATGAATGTAAGGCTGTTTGTAatagagagtatcatatactagtatcatgcatatgatattaatgtatgatactacctctctaatgcatagtattatatattagtatcatgtacttTCTCCGTCTCATAATGTAGGACGTTTTTGCATGTTAAATTTGCttacaaaaacgtcttacattgtgggacggagagagtagtactttatttattgccatgcatgacacatagtagcataacatttattatgatacgataTCATGATATGGTACTCAACCTTCTCTTTtatcatttaattctatgacacctcattaaaattgtctagttggcatgcatgatactactaccAGCCTAATTGTCGACGGAGTACATTGAGATGCTAATTGTTTCGGAAGGTCTTAACGAATGGTGGTCTCTTAAATAAAACAGTAGCTATCTTGGTTCCCCTGTAAAGAGCTAGTTTTTCTTTTGGGAATCCCCATTATTGTTGGATACCAATCATGACTTAGAATATTGACCTTCTTCACCAAGATATGAAGATTCCCTTGAAAAGATTATCATTATTCCTTGTAGTAGCTGTGGTGGCACAAGTTAGACAATCAGACCCCGGAACGTAAACCATCACACGGAACGATTATTGTTAATCATGAAGGCACTGCCTTGCTGTCGTGGCACAGTGGTTAGCTCATGCATCCAATCCAAGCATTATTCTGAACCCTTAAAAGCCAGGCCAGTCTCCACAAATCTCCCGACTAAACTACGCTGCTCTGTTCAACAACGCAGCAAAAGAGTTGAAGCAGAAAATACGCAGCAAAAATACATGGGCAAAGCATCGGACTCGCCTGTCTTCCAACAAAAAAAGAGAGGTAGAGAGAGGAAGAAAAGAAATAGACAAGCAAAAGACCCACGCGTGAATCACTCCACGCTGGCCGTGGGGGCGCATGTGCTGCGGATGGGCCGACTATACGCTGGAGCGTGGCCCGCGCCGTATCTCCAGGAAAAGGTACTAGCGCTCCGGACGGCGGAGCGCGGAGCAGCGGACGGTCGCGATCTGCCGCGAGCCGACCGTTTGGGCCCCGTGCTGCTGCGACCGTGCCGGGGTAGTATTGCCATTCCGGGTGGCTCATAGGACCGTGCCCCCTTTGCCGGTGCAGCGATTGCAGATGGGGCGGGAGGTTTTCCCGGCCCGCGCGCTGTTCATTCGAATTTATGCCCTTTAAAATCATTTTTTGCGAGTTTTTTAGTTGAGTTTCGAAAAATCATTTTCAACTGTTTACGTATCCATAGAAATTCTCTGGATTATGGAAAATTGGCTAAAAAAAGTTCAACGGATTTTGTATCCGCTCACCCGCCCGCCGCCATCCACCACTGTGCCACCGCCAAAGCCGACTTTTACATGAAGTTTTTACGGGTGTTATAGAAACCCTGTAAAAGCCACCTTTATTGTGAGTATTTGATGGAAAGTGCTGGAGCTACTTCGTTGTGCACTTGCCCTAGTGCTCTTCCTTTTATAACGCACACCATTGGACATATATTTTTTTCTTAAAAAAGGGCCAAGGCCATACTAAGTATCATATGTCCTTACAAACACAATCTTACAAAAAGTAATGTTGCATTAAAAAGATTTTGGGGTTCGAAAatcttcttcctcctgcatccATCGGCAATGTACTACGAGCATAGATCGATGTCGCTTCTGGGCTTCCACCTCAGTGGAGCAAACTTGTTTAAACCCAAGAGCTTGTAGAAGTAGTTCCCGAGAAGTCTTCGATGCAAACAAGGAGACGTTGGTGGTAGCAATTTGTGAAGGAAATCACCACCCTGGAGAAGAAAACGCTGGAAATGGTCTGTAGAAACTCCGAAGACCACAAAAGCCGGGCGAATCCAAGCGAACCCACCGGAACCAAAATCGATCAGACCCTGGTAGACCTGCGGGAGACACAACTCCACACGCTCTCCCGTTGGCGGTGATAAGCACGCCAACGGAACATGGAAAGGGCAAGAAAGACATTATTCCTACACTGAGATACCGTCACGCCTTGCTGCCCCAAACCAGACACGAAGACTCCCTAAAAAACCCTAAGACAAATCACCCTTTCCGATGTATGATGGATCCAAGTTTGATGTCGAGGTGGCTGCCACCCAGGACCATATATGCACCGACACCCTCTTCTCTGGCGACCTAGCTAGGCCGAGCAGCCGTTGGAGACCATCATGTTGGATCACCGACGTCGTTGTTGGGCATCTCATGTCGAATATCGCACCTCGGTAACTCAACTCCTAACCATTGCCAACCCACAACAACCCACTAACTCCTCTGCAACAGGCCCCACATATGCAACATCACCCCTCTGTCGATGCCTGCGTCGTTTGACTTTGCTAGGCAAGGGGAAGACGgccgggtggcggctagggttttagTCGCTCGCCTCGAGCCTCTCGCATGAAGCGTTTCTGTAAATAAGAGGCATTGTGACATGAGTAACCACGAGCCGCCTATAACCAACAAAGAGGCGGTTCTTCCTCGAGATGCTAACATTTTTCTCTGCCGCGAACAATTCTTTTTGATATTGCAGAAAGTAGACCACGTCCAACAGACACTAAAATGGAGGAACATGGAATAAAAGTTTACTCAAAATTGTATAATAAGACACCAAGGATGTCCTTTTGTGACACTAAGGTACAAACAATATAGTTGAGCAAACTATAGCATGAACTTTCTAGCAAATTCACACATTAAattttaccgaaaaagggttttcccccgctttatattataaagcaaacaaCATCACATACATCCGAGCAAGCCGAAACACACACACACGACCACGACACACGCCGAACACACCCAAGGCTAGATACAAAGGTGCCGAGCACCATCACACCACTCGGACACAACCAAGCAAACATAATATAAGCTACAAGGAACCACTTGGAGCCACCGAGGGGATGAGATGGACCGTGACGAAGCAAGGACTCCAAGACGGTGCCTCCCAGAAGGGTACGCTCACAGATAGCCGCCACCGTCCGATCCAtagatcaagttttcacccggagcaaCGCAGGGGGTGGGAGCACCGCGACAGAGCCTTCAAGAAAGATACGACGTCCACGGACGCCGCCACCGACGGACAGAAACTGGGCAAGTGATGAACCCCGGTGCTCGCACCCCGCCGACACACCCCTGCTCCGCCAACCACCCGCAGCCACGTCCCCCGTGAAACCATGGCTGCCCACCGCACCTGAGACGCAGGTTCCGCCCCCGAACGCCATGCCTcacgccgccagggccgccgcccaACATCCAGACACCCCCAAGACCATCCAAAGAGATCAACTTTGCACCAAAGGAACACCACTGACCGGTGAATCGCATCATACATCCTGCCTTGAACATCGCCGGAGCAGCGACAGCCAACACGCGGCCGGGGAAAGGGGGAGGTGGGGGAGCGGACGCATCCGGACCGGCACACCCCTGTGCCAGTGACGGGGGTCCGAGCACGTCGGCGCCACCCATCCCTCCAGCCAGCCTCCCCGCCGGACACACCCCTGTGTCGCCCCACCGCGGAGGCCGACGCAGCACGACGCAAGGCCACCGACGCAGACCCGACCACCGGTAAGGGGGACCCCAAGTACTGCCGTTGAACGCGAAGAATACTCCCCGGGGAGCCCATCTGCCCTGCCGTCGTCATCGAGCCGGCGGGACGACTGAATCCCGACCAGCACGCCCACCAGCCATCGCCGCTgcgcctccaccaccaccagccGAGGCCTCGGTAGGGGCGGACGCCCGCAACCCCCGCCGATCGCGGCCCTCTCCGGCAGGGCCCAGATCTGGCCGAACGCCACCGCCGGAGCCCTCCGCGCACCACCTCCGCTGCAGCCCCTTCACGCCGCCGCCCACAACTCGCGTCGCCGCCGCCAGCTGCTGCCGCCACGCTGCCGCGCCCCGAGCAAGCGTCGTGCCGCCGCCCGCCCTAGAAGCCCGCGCCTGCCGGaccaagagggggaaggagagggccccgccgccgccagcactgGCCGGGCTTTTGCTCGCCAGTACGTCGAGGTGGCGGCGACGGGAGGGAGGCTTGAGGAAGGGAGGGGGGCTGAAGGCGTTGCTAGGGTTTTCCCCTAGGCGCTCGCGGGAGGGAAGGGGGACACATTAAATTTTACAAGGAAGGTGAAAGACAATATGTTGTTTTGATCCTCGGTTTAGAAGTGCAAAAAGTGTCTATGATTTTTCAGCTGTTAACTTTTGTACGAAACACTATTTTCACATGTAGACACTTTAACATAATATACATAATATATAAACCGAGGAGCAAACAAGCCAAACAAGCTGTTTGCTCCTCCTCATGCTTTACACATGAATGTTTACCCAGCACCACCGATTTATCTATGTTCTCACAAGGGTCATGTCTTTTACCAAGAAAAGACAAGGCATCTGAATTTTCTTTGCTGCAAAGCAACAGCCTAGAAATGGGCAACCCATCTGTTCAACGCAGGACCGTGCTGCTGTCAAGGACAGCACAACACAAACACGAAGGGAAAATGAAACACGAAAACAGCGCAGGTAAAAAACCCAACTTATACTTGCTCGGCATGGCATCCTGACAAACAAGAGCAGTTTGCCGTTTGTTACTCTAGATCGCAGGCAGCAGTAGCACTAACAAATTGACAAACCCACAAGCGCACTGTGCCATAAATACCCCTCCGCTCCTCTCCCCcgtttctcctctctctctctctctccttcttcctcttcctctccccttcaccggcatcttcctcctccgcttcctcctcacgcccccaccccacccaccacgCCCGAACGCCCGAACCCTAAACCcacgcagcagcggcggcggcgcggcctccGCCTGTCGCATGCCCGCTGCCTCCTAGCAGCCTGggccgccggcgatcgccggagttggGGGAGATGGGGGCGGGCGGGAAGGGCTGGCCGGAGACGGCGAGCCGCGGGGTGAGGACGGCGTGGTTCATGGTGGTCATGGTCGCGTCGCTGCTCGTCGCGTCGGCGCCCGTCGTGGTGGCCGCCGGCGACGTCGCCGTTACGCTCTGGCTCGAGGCGCGCCTCGGCTGCCCGCGCTGCCGCGGCCTTCGGGACCACCTCCGGGGGTACGCCTTCCGGAGCTCGCTCGTGGACATACCGCTCCTCTCCGTCCTTCGCTCCCTCGTCATCACCTGTAAGCTGCCCGCATTGCCTCCCTAATGCTGTTTCACTGCGCCAAACGGCCCAGTTGCTAACAATCCTGGGGAATCTGTATCTGTCTGGGTCGGGTTTGCTTGCTTCCCCATCCCCCgagccctttttcttttcttttcttttctttggacaAAGAATGAAGTTTCGTTTGTCCTTGGAGCCTATTTTTGGGACTTGAGCGCTTCGCTTAGGATTCTCCATATTTTTTGCATTTATGCATGAGGATTTGGTCACCCGAAAGCTACATCTGTGCTTGTCTTCTTTCGCTTGGGGGAGACGATGAAACTTTTATTAGTAGTAGTGGAAGTATAAGTGTCGCCTGCTACTCTTCAATTGTACTAGTATACCAATTTATTTAGTTAAACCGCGTCATTTCCTTCAGTCGACAGCTTGAAACTTGAAAGACATTTGAAAATTTTCGGTACAGTTACAGTCTGCACCAGCCATCATCAGATTCCACTAACCTGCTAATGTACTTGTGCAGGCGTATACCTCGTGTGTGATACTTCTGGTCTCTCTCACGGCCCGTACCTTGGGACGACAACCTTCTGTTCCTTGGCTTCACTGCTCATCTTGCTCATGAAGGCCTGCGTTTACAGTCCAGCTCAGGACATTGGGCCTGAGCTCTCGCCGTCATTGGCGGATCACAGGCTAAATATGAAGAAGTTATGGGGAATGCCTGCGCTTTTCCTGTCTTCCTTGATCTTTGCTCTCGGCCACTTTGTTGTTGCTTACAGAACGAGCTGCAGGGCTCGACGAAAGCTGCTTATCCATCGCATTGACCCTGAATCGGTATGGCCTGTTCGCTTGAATCTCACTGCACATGATGGATTGCTGTTTCTGTTTGGTATTTATGGGTTATGGCCCCTTCTGCTCCTTTTCAGATTCTGGCTTACAAGAATGCCTTTCCTGGATGCTACAAGGTTCCTCGGTCGCCCACTCCGCACAGTGGGAAACTTTATTCAAGGAGCGAGAGCGAGACAAAGAGAAAAACTCTTGTGCACGATGACAGGGATATTCCAATCAGTTCTCTTGCTGATAGTGATAGCATGTTCATTGCTTGCCAGGGGATCACTGTACACTACAAAATGTCTGATCCATCAAGTTGCATATCTCCAGCTCCTGAATTGTTTCCAGAAACTAATCATGATGCTGTTTCGTCAAGCATTTCTCCTAGAAGACAGAGGCATGAGAGCCCACCAACAGCTTCCTCGAGTACCCGTCGTCTTTTGCATAGGAGCTTTAGTCATCAGTATCACCAAACATCGTTATATGCACCATTGTTGGTAGAACCACTGATCTCTCCAACGGTGTCAGATGGCATCCCCTTTCTCAGTCTTGACGACGGCAGCTTACAGGTGTGTTCAAAACCTATGGGCTTTGATCTTGAGGCTGGAGAGCACCGGAAATTTGCTGTTGTTTTGGTCCATGGGTTTGGAGGGGGAGTATTTGCATGGAGACATGTTAGTAATTTGCTTGCTCGACAAGTGGGTTGCACTGTGCTGGCCTTTGATCGCCCTGGATGGGGATTAACATCCCGACCTCGCAGAAAGGACTGGGAAGACAAGAATTTGCCAAACCCATACGAGCTTGAGTCACAGGTGATCCATCTTACCATCTATTCATTGATTAGGTCATAATCTATTTGTAGGGTTGAATTATGTCACAAGAACTCCTAATTAAAGTCTAGCAAGTACCAACACCAACAGTATTTACCCCAAAGTTGCAGtgaaattttatttatttattttcactcaagtgaaatattttttttaaataccTCTCCCCACAAAAAATTATGGCTAACTAGGTGAAATGTTGTCTTTTCCAAAATATTCTTTGTGATAATTAATTTTATAGTAAGTGCTATTGCCTGAATGCTTTTAGTTTCCACCCTCAGAGAGACATTTTATCTTGAGAATATTCTGTGTCATTGAGAGTTTGTATTGTCACTGCAACTTTAAATAAATTCACTTTGAACTACATAACCTTTTCCTCTGTATTTCAAACAGCGTGATCATGTTTTAAAAACACCATTTTGTATGCCCTTGTGCAGGTTGATCTTCTGATTTCATTTTGCTCAGACATGGGCTTGGGCTCGGTCATTTTAGTTGGTCATGATGATGGCGGCTTGCTGGCACTGAGGACCGCAGAAAAGTTACGCGCTTCTGGAGATTCTAGGAAGGTACAGTATTGTGACCTTTCTTCGTCCATTGTAAATCAGCAACTTCTCATAATTTTGGATGGAAGTTTGTCGGCGTTGTAATGAGCATATTAAATTAAATTCCCCTGCGTGTTCCCAGGTCGAAGTGAAGGGAGTTGTTCTTATAGGCGTAAGCTTGTCGAGAGAAGTGATTCCTGCATTTGCTCGTATACTCCTGCATACTCCTCTGAGGAAAAAGCACATGGTGCGCCCACTTCTACGTACTGAAATCACTCAGGTGATCAATCGGCGAGCATGGTTTGATGCCACCAAGCTGACAACAGACGTTCTTAATCTTTACAAGGTATACACTTGCATTAGTTTACATTTACCTTTTAATCTATTGTGAAAGTCAAACCCTCTTAACAATTATTTGAATACACCAAAAGGGTAACTCTTGTTGCATGTTGCATTGTATGATACTACTTATATATAGAAGAATTACAACTGCATTCAAACATGCATGTTTTTTTTTTCCATTGTGCGCACATTTAACTATTAACCGGCCTAATGAACTTTTGCATTCAGGCTCCACTATATGTCGAGGGCTGGGACGAAGCACTCCATGAAGTAGGCCGTCTTTCATTTTCCACCGTTCTATCATCAAAAAGAGCAACAGAACTACTAAGATCGGTGGAAGACCTCCCTGTTTTGGTGGTAGCAGGCTCTGAGGATGCTCTTGTTTCTCTGAAGTCGGCACAAACTATGGTTTCAAAACTTGTAAATTCTGTAAGTTGTCTACCACTTATCCACTTCATCTTGTGCAGTCAGAGTGGTATATATTTCTTCCATAATATATGACATAAATTCTGGCTTGATTTGCATATCTAAATAAATCTGGGTTTTGCTTCTTGTTGTTGTGCAGAGGCTAGTAACTATGTCAGGATGTGGTCATCTGCCACACGAAGAATGTGCCAATGCATTGCTCTCAGCTCTTTCTCCGTTCATCTCAAAATTGGTATCGTCAGATGATTCATTGCAAAGATTGTAGCATACACCTGTCCATCTCCCCTTTTGAATTTTGCTCTCTTCTGTGCCCTCTACATTGAGTAGATGACCTCTAGCTGTTGCGAGTTGGTGTGATCCCATGTTAGTTGCAAAGTAGTGGAGCCTGACCCAAAATCTCAAGGGTCCTAGAGCTCCCCTAATTTATTTTTTGGTCATATGTATTTCTGTTCCCGATCTGTTCAATTAAGCAAGTTGAATCTGTACAGCCCATGCTTGCAGTGTTTCCAGTTCACGTCTACCCCAGCTCCAGCTGCTTCATTATCATTGACTAACTCCAGCGGAGCAACATTTAAGTAACAGATACCTGACAACAATGTGTTAGTTTTTGCTTCGCTCAAGTTCAAACTCAATTGCGTTTAGAAGCCTTTTCAATTGTGCGACATTTTGAGAATTTTTACGTAACTTACACACGTAGTTTCTGCCTAGTATTCACACAATGTAGGTTTCCATTATTTGTCCCAATGATGATTGCAAAGGGGGCGCACATGTCAGCCACATGCTGAGGAGATACTATGACCCTGCATTTGAACAGATTCTGGATGGTTTTATTGGCTCTGTCACCTCCGTGGCTTCACATGCCAACATTACTTGCCTGAGCTGTGAACTGGTGGTTGGTGAGGCGTGTAAATAAAGATGTCCCAGGATCAGCCAGCCTCACGTGGCTTGTGTTGCAGCAGAAATTACTCTCTGATGAGGCTGTGAACACGTGTGACCTTTacacaagtactccctccattaaCTAATATAAGCTTTTAGATCATTACTTTAGTGATCTatataaaacatcttatattagtttacagagggagtacaatttaaTTTTCACACCACTGCCTTTGAACAAAAATAAAATGAGCATCAACAATTCTCATACAGCTCCTTGTGGTGTGCTATTTGCTGGTAGTCCTTCTCTGAGACGCATACACCAGGGAGTAATAAACCAGCAATACAGTCTTTGTTTTATAGGAAGCACTGAAACTCAGCAGGTTACTGGCATCATTCCTCAAGTGTCACACAGATTCAAGCGGTCAGCACCATTAGTTCCATAGGAAGGCCGAATTCACAAGCAAAGTTAAGGAATATGAGAGAGAATAATAAAATGAAGCTAGATAACCTTACTATTTCCTTGGATAGCCTGTGAAAATTCTGCATGCCTAGCAGACAAGAGTTTCTATACAATGAAAATTCTGCATGCCCAGCAGACAAGAATTTCTATACAAGGCATACCCTACCACTTCGGAATGATTTCCAGTTATTTTTTCACCATTGGCTTTTTCGTTACAAGCGTGGTTCAACATTCCCCTTTACCCTAATTATTGTAAACCGGAAAACGCAATTATATGCCTAATTTTTACCTCCTATTTGCGTATCATCTGGTACCCAATCATCACTGGCAAGAACAAGATGATCACCATCTCTGATGAGCTCAACCTCGTCAACCTCTGCGCCCTCAATTGTCAGGACCTTAGTGGGCATCATGTCAAACTTCTTCGCACCTAGTTGAAGAAGCTCCTTTATCGACCCCGGCAAGATCACAAGCTTCCCAGCAGTGTTCCCCTTCTCGGGGCAGCTGATTGTCACCCTGATGAGTGGGTTGTGATGGACCTGAGGATAACTCGGACCGCCCGTTGCCGCAAGACCTCTTGAGAGTAGATGGTCGGTCTCTCGGCGCGGATGAGACGAAGAGATGACACCAAAAAGAGAGTTGTGGAAGCTGACTTTCCTTCTTTGCGGAAAAACTTTGCTGGGTTGCTGCTCAGCATCTTCACGGATCACCTTCTGCATCGAGGGATCGCTGCTGAACCTGCCTAGCAGCATAGGCGTCACCCTACCGTTTGATGTGTACTTCCTCGGTGCTATCACTGATCTAAACAGGTTTTGTATTTCTTCATGGCCTT from Triticum aestivum cultivar Chinese Spring chromosome 3B, IWGSC CS RefSeq v2.1, whole genome shotgun sequence includes these protein-coding regions:
- the LOC123070227 gene encoding uncharacterized protein; translated protein: MGAGGKGWPETASRGVRTAWFMVVMVASLLVASAPVVVAAGDVAVTLWLEARLGCPRCRGLRDHLRGYAFRSSLVDIPLLSVLRSLVITCVYLVCDTSGLSHGPYLGTTTFCSLASLLILLMKACVYSPAQDIGPELSPSLADHRLNMKKLWGMPALFLSSLIFALGHFVVAYRTSCRARRKLLIHRIDPESILAYKNAFPGCYKVPRSPTPHSGKLYSRSESETKRKTLVHDDRDIPISSLADSDSMFIACQGITVHYKMSDPSSCISPAPELFPETNHDAVSSSISPRRQRHESPPTASSSTRRLLHRSFSHQYHQTSLYAPLLVEPLISPTVSDGIPFLSLDDGSLQVCSKPMGFDLEAGEHRKFAVVLVHGFGGGVFAWRHVSNLLARQVGCTVLAFDRPGWGLTSRPRRKDWEDKNLPNPYELESQVDLLISFCSDMGLGSVILVGHDDGGLLALRTAEKLRASGDSRKVEVKGVVLIGVSLSREVIPAFARILLHTPLRKKHMVRPLLRTEITQVINRRAWFDATKLTTDVLNLYKAPLYVEGWDEALHEVGRLSFSTVLSSKRATELLRSVEDLPVLVVAGSEDALVSLKSAQTMVSKLVNSRLVTMSGCGHLPHEECANALLSALSPFISKLVSSDDSLQRL